A window from Bdellovibrionales bacterium encodes these proteins:
- a CDS encoding paraquat-inducible protein A has protein sequence MTETPETTDHECPRCGYKSRQQHPKSISLTLAYSLTALILYIPANMFPFMSIELYGNRNTSTIWGGIVTLTESGSWPIAAIVFLASMVIPFLKLLILFYLALTANTKKHARFKTTLYNIIESIGRWSMLDIFLLAVLVAILKLGPWTTVEPQVGSLLFALVVIFTMVASASFDPNLLWEDNNGKHV, from the coding sequence ATGACAGAAACACCTGAAACAACGGATCACGAATGTCCTCGATGTGGTTACAAAAGCCGCCAACAACATCCTAAATCGATCTCGCTCACTCTAGCCTATTCGCTGACGGCGTTGATCTTGTATATTCCCGCCAACATGTTTCCCTTTATGAGCATTGAGCTCTATGGCAACCGCAATACTTCCACGATTTGGGGCGGCATTGTGACGCTGACGGAGTCCGGCTCATGGCCGATTGCTGCGATTGTTTTTTTGGCAAGTATGGTGATCCCGTTTTTAAAGCTCCTCATTCTGTTTTACTTGGCGCTCACAGCTAATACCAAGAAGCACGCACGCTTTAAAACTACGCTTTACAATATTATTGAATCCATCGGTCGCTGGTCGATGCTCGATATTTTCTTGCTCGCCGTTCTGGTGGCGATTCTAAAACTCGGCCCATGGACCACAGTGGAACCTCAAGTAGGATCTCTGCTCTTCGCCCTTGTTGTGATCTTCACCATGGTCGCTTCGGCAAGCTTTGATCCAAATCTCTTATGGGAAGATAACAATGGCAAACACGTTTAA